One window from the genome of Fulvivirga lutea encodes:
- a CDS encoding sodium:solute symporter: MSPQLVLSVVFGYFLILILISFLTSSKADSSTFFTANRQSPWYLVAFGMIGASLSGVTFISVPGWVGTTQFSYMQMVFGYLAGYAVIGLILMPLYYRLNLISIYQYLDQRFGFWSYKTGAAYFLLSRVIGASFRLFLVAGVLQLTLFDAWNVSFEITVAITIMLIWLYTFRGGINTIVWTDSLQTLFMLSAVGAVIISISNDLNFTFGEMVTAVQESQYSKTFFWDWQLGSHFVKQFLSGAFIAIVMTGLDQDMMQKNLTCKNIGEAQKNMFWFSVILVFANLLFLCLGALLYIYSNANGIEIPAKTDDLFPMLATQHFSTFIGIVFLLGIIAAAYSSADSALTSLTTSFCVDFLNFKDEQSLNIQDKQKKTRLLVHLGFSVLLFIVIIIFKNLNNEAVISSVFRAAGYTYGPLLGIYAFGLFTNLKVRDFLVPIICIASPIVSYLLNIYSMELFWGYRFGFEILLVNGMLTFIGLLLITKKAAHV, encoded by the coding sequence ATGAGCCCGCAACTAGTATTATCTGTTGTCTTTGGTTATTTCCTGATTTTAATACTCATTTCATTTCTTACTTCAAGTAAAGCAGATTCAAGCACCTTTTTTACTGCTAACCGACAATCGCCTTGGTATCTGGTGGCTTTCGGTATGATTGGAGCATCACTTTCGGGTGTTACTTTTATTTCAGTACCTGGATGGGTAGGTACAACGCAATTTTCGTACATGCAGATGGTGTTTGGCTATTTGGCAGGCTATGCTGTAATAGGCCTGATATTAATGCCATTATATTATCGATTGAACCTTATTTCTATCTACCAATACCTTGATCAGCGTTTTGGATTTTGGTCATACAAAACCGGGGCAGCTTACTTTCTTTTGAGTAGAGTAATCGGAGCTTCTTTTCGATTATTTTTAGTGGCTGGTGTTTTACAGTTAACTCTTTTCGATGCCTGGAATGTGTCTTTTGAAATTACAGTGGCCATTACCATTATGCTTATTTGGCTTTATACTTTCAGAGGTGGCATCAACACAATTGTTTGGACAGATTCACTGCAAACACTATTTATGTTGAGTGCTGTAGGAGCGGTTATCATTAGTATTTCCAATGATTTGAATTTCACTTTTGGTGAGATGGTTACTGCCGTACAAGAGAGCCAATACTCTAAAACTTTCTTTTGGGATTGGCAATTAGGCAGCCACTTTGTAAAGCAATTTCTATCAGGAGCTTTTATCGCCATTGTTATGACTGGATTGGATCAGGATATGATGCAAAAGAACCTAACCTGTAAAAATATTGGTGAAGCTCAAAAAAATATGTTCTGGTTTTCAGTGATTTTGGTGTTCGCCAACCTTCTTTTTTTGTGCCTGGGCGCATTACTCTACATCTATTCAAATGCCAATGGAATTGAGATTCCTGCTAAGACAGATGACCTCTTTCCAATGTTAGCCACGCAACATTTTAGCACCTTTATTGGTATCGTATTTTTATTAGGAATTATAGCTGCTGCATACTCTAGTGCCGATTCAGCTTTGACTTCTCTTACCACTTCATTTTGCGTGGACTTCCTAAATTTTAAGGATGAGCAAAGTTTAAATATTCAGGATAAACAAAAGAAAACAAGGCTGTTGGTTCATTTAGGTTTCTCTGTATTGCTATTTATCGTCATCATCATTTTTAAAAACCTTAATAATGAAGCGGTCATAAGCTCGGTGTTCCGAGCTGCGGGATATACCTATGGGCCTTTGCTTGGAATTTATGCATTTGGCCTGTTTACCAATTTAAAGGTTCGTGATTTCCTCGTGCCAATAATTTGCATAGCATCACCAATTGTAAGTTACCTGTTGAATATTTACTCTATGGAGCTGTTTTGGGGCTACCGGTTTGGATTCGAAATTTTGCTGGTGAACGGAATGCTCACATTTATTGGTTTACTCCTTATAACGAAAAAGGCCGCTCACGTTTGA